One window of Mesorhizobium sp. PAMC28654 genomic DNA carries:
- a CDS encoding PfkB family carbohydrate kinase, whose amino-acid sequence MEGRKQRTISTVIVVGHVNYDQVWSLSSPLASGARITYLDRTLRLGGGGFHTGTQLARLGNDVRLVSSLTDDGHGRAALAALQAGGIDVRHVTMRSGETLFTEILLEPSGERTILNPGGRERPPFAIPDPVSGDAAYLNALVLDDGIVASLETIPLVISQFPLRKASPRPADIVIGSRADFPDEDTHRIWERAAAIAGPRLTTLVLTDGTRPISLYDGKVLNHVTPLKQVSVQDTIGAGDCFTGIFLHGLLQGFSLKMSAEQASQQTAEWLSKRSLAG is encoded by the coding sequence ATGGAAGGCCGAAAGCAAAGGACCATTAGCACAGTCATCGTTGTCGGCCATGTCAACTACGACCAGGTTTGGTCGCTGTCATCGCCGCTCGCTTCGGGCGCGCGCATCACTTATTTGGACCGCACCCTCAGGCTCGGCGGTGGCGGCTTCCACACAGGCACTCAACTGGCCAGGCTCGGCAATGACGTCCGGCTGGTCAGCAGCCTGACGGACGACGGTCATGGCCGGGCGGCACTTGCGGCCTTGCAGGCGGGCGGCATCGATGTGCGCCACGTCACCATGCGTTCCGGCGAGACCCTGTTCACCGAAATCCTGCTCGAGCCGAGTGGCGAGCGCACCATTCTGAACCCCGGCGGGCGGGAGCGGCCGCCCTTCGCCATACCCGATCCTGTCTCCGGCGATGCCGCCTATCTCAACGCGCTCGTGCTCGATGACGGCATCGTCGCCTCGCTCGAGACGATCCCGCTGGTGATCTCGCAGTTTCCACTGCGCAAGGCCTCACCGCGCCCGGCCGACATCGTCATCGGATCGCGTGCCGATTTTCCAGATGAGGACACGCATCGGATCTGGGAGAGAGCGGCGGCGATCGCCGGACCACGCTTGACGACGCTGGTGCTGACCGATGGAACGCGCCCGATCTCGCTCTATGACGGCAAGGTGCTGAACCATGTCACGCCGCTGAAGCAGGTTTCAGTGCAGGATACGATCGGCGCCGGCGACTGTTTTACGGGGATCTTCCTGCATGGGCTGCTGCAAGGGTTCAGCCTCAAGATGTCCGCCGAACAGGCGAGCCAGCAAACCGCCGAATGGCTCAGCAAACGATCGCTTGCCGGCTGA